One window from the genome of Pieris napi chromosome 3, ilPieNapi1.2, whole genome shotgun sequence encodes:
- the LOC125063320 gene encoding uncharacterized protein LOC125063320 — protein MENCLEESDIQLPVSPPRRRRSTFFVRRESLAPALHTGNILDSTTEDERKAHNEAVTKYYNALLHEKSLWKEELIRRRDVYQELRLQCKIAQKRPNSLESQTYSVLNAEDIEFLNRKINLSQLVERQQGLHKSVKVAQAFYRKATELENAILTNIESKIDKIHDYIFENSTMDFVEN, from the exons ATGGAAAATTGTTTAGAAGAAAGTGATATACAGTTACCTGTGTCCCCACCGCGTCGTCGTAGATCTACGTTTTTTGTTAGACGCGAATCTCTAG CGCCCGCACTTCATACAGGGAATATACTGGATAGCACCACTGAAGATGAGAGGAAAGCACATAATGAAGCTGTCACAAa gtATTATAATGCTTTATTACATGAAAAGTCATTGTGGAAAGAAGAATTAATAAGAAGACGTGATGTTTACCAAGAACTTCGCTT ACAATGCAAGATTGCTCAGAAAAGACCTAATTCCTTGGAAAGCCAAACTTATTCAGTTCTTAATGCAGAAGATATTGAATTTCTGaacagaaaaattaatttatcacaGCTTGTTGAAAGGCAGCAGGGTCTGCACAAATCTGTAAAAGTTGCTCAAGCATTTTATCGAAAAGCAACTGAACTAGAAAATGCAATTCTTACAAATATTGAAtctaaaatagataaaattcatgattatatatttgaaaacaGTACTATGGATTTTGTGGAAAATTAA